The proteins below come from a single Tachysurus fulvidraco isolate hzauxx_2018 chromosome 26, HZAU_PFXX_2.0, whole genome shotgun sequence genomic window:
- the ssna1 gene encoding Sjoegren syndrome nuclear autoantigen 1 produces the protein MTQQGAALQTYNNELVKCIEELFFKRDELNKQIQQEEEEKARLQHDVRVLTEKLSRVSESLDHRLATRNELDRTIAETEAAYMKILESSQTLLSVLKKETGNLSKATEPRSNRDRLPL, from the exons ATGACCCAACAAGGAGCAGCTCTGCAAACATACAACAACGAGCTGGTCAAGT GTATAGAGGAGCTGTTCTTTAAAAGAGATGAGCTAAATAAGCAGATCcagcaggaggaagaggagaaggctCGTCTTCAGCATGACGTCCGTGTGCTTACGGAGAAGTTAAGCCGCGTGTCCGAGAGTCTGGACCACCGCCTCGCTACACGCAATGAGCTTGATAGGACCATCGCTGAGACGGAAGCTGCTTACATGAAA ATTCTAGAAAGTTCTCAGACTCTATTAAGTGTTTTGAAGAAGGAGACCGGAAACCTCAGCAAAGCCACGGAGCCTCGGAGCAACAGAGACCGTTTACCTCTGTAG
- the tprn gene encoding taperin: MSAGDVGLLRQEAGKEGSRMPAWKRELLERRKAKGGGSGPGVDSVSARVNGELTGSGKEEATGANSSRTYTITSAGKRSGATATSPDVSPVKTKDPWSAMDPNDRATSTEKTITDNGVLQESLGPIKENPFIKLEKERKKRRERESASRPLQHILEMYGSVPGVRTIRAENIIIIESDPEYFPASGSQQNGSLSGYSSLGDLLDRTGSPVTEIRAKEVVIYDTALSKSEENLSTLGRCELSDLAQAQGTVSRMLQKFDRKYGMLHGKSRSSENLLDLDTSPVLSGPRARFHHPDVVPKCAPCPQPGSPVRLPAYYSHPVFHGSQSSERKYHESPNGSESSSPVPGSPQSVSSFRRRFETVGGHSVTVNREETERNQSKPVREREWDSTDGVSKAKVPCSPESHCARAESLASPTLPLISNRFEIRPSPRPDLSTLSASDVQARALANLRLQSRNSFTVIPKRPGVPSAPGSTAPSSPIMSPASPHVEPSVPSVPTPAVTIPASASPVKIVVAPLPPVPDTTELTRPERPSSPTSSSSPDSITKSISPSILEPALEKLPVTNIDDIVGESSPPFPSPMVQRRKGNTFTVVPKRRTDPQPNTPVVQEPVPEPAQEPVPVPQGSPSSAEAPYVQVGTLLKKRYPAAEEIEVIGGYLSLGRSCLSKTGSTGKKLKISFNESSLQSTFEYPSESSLWDSDEEKEEGGGGGEEEGGVGVERIHIPRPSYTSSPTGHSPNSTDLSSYTPKHSADFTAWQEKKLSDSTDSGDANSQPDDMSDEVMLTPADSSSLSDFSSEPALYF; the protein is encoded by the exons ATGTCGGCCGGGGACGTCGGTCTGCTCCGTCAAGAGGCCGGCAAGGAGGGCTCAAGAATGCCGGCCTGGAAACGAGAGCTGCTCGAGCGGAGGAAAGCGAAGGGCGGCGGGTCTGGGCCAGGTGTCGACTCCGTGTCGGCTCGGGTTAATGGCGAGCTAACGGGAAGTGGCAAGGAGGAGGCTACGGGAGCGAATTCTAGCCGGACGTACACCATTACGTCTGCGGGAAAGCGCAGCGGTGCCACCGCCACATCCCCGGACGTGTCACCGGTGAAAACAAAAGACCCCTGGTCGGCCATGGACCCCAACGACAGAGCGACATCAACGGAGAAAACAATAACGGACAACGGCGTGCTTCAGGAGAGCCTGGGTCCCATTAAGGAGAACCCGTTTATCAAACTGGAGAAGGAGCGCAAGAAACGACGGGAGCGAGAGAGCGCGTCCCGGCCGCTGCAGCATATCTTGGAGATGTACGGCTCTGTGCCTGGTGTACGGACCATCCGCGCtgagaacatcatcatcattgaaTCCGACCCAGAATACTTCCCTGCATCCGGATCGCAGCAGAACGGCAGCCTTAGCGGATACAGCTCTCTCGGTGACCTGCTGGATCGCACAGGTAGTCCGGTTACTGAAATCCGCGCAAAGGAAGTGGTGATCTACGATACAGCGCTGAGTAAAAGCGAGGAGAACCTGAGCACGCTGGGGCGCTGTGAGCTCTCCGACCTGGCGCAGGCGCAGGGCACAGTGAGCCGCATGCTGCAGAAATTCGACAGGAAATACGGAATGTTGCACGGGAAGTCTCGCAGTTCGGAGAACCTCCTAGACTTAGACACGAGTCCTGTCCTTTCAGGTCCCCGAGCCAGATTCCATCATCCAGATGTGGTGCCAAAATGTGCACCGTGCCCACAACCTGGCTCTCCTGTTCGCCTGCCAGCGTATTATAGCCATCCAGTCTTCCATGGTAGCCAGTCTTCCGAGAGGAAATATCACGAGTCTCCTAACGGCTCTGAAAGTAGCAGCCCTGTTCCGGGATCCCCTCAGTCTGTGTCTTCCTTCAGACGTCGCTTTGAGACCGTAGGTGGCCACAGCGTCACTGTCAAcagagaggagacagagaggaatCAGTCCAAACCTGTAAGGGAGAGGGAGTGGGACAGCACTGATGGGGTGTCCAAAGCGAAGGTGCCATGCTCTCCGGAGAGCCACTGTGCCCGTGCCGAGTCCTTGGCGAGCCCCACGTTGCCCCTTATTTCAAACAGATTTGAGATCCGACCTTCGCCGCGCCCAGATCTGTCTACGTTGTCTGCTAGCGATGTCCAGGCTCGTGCTCTCGCCAACCTACGCCTCCAGTCTCGCAATTCCTTCACTGTCATCCCCAAGCGGCCCGGGGTCCCATCAGCGCCTGGCAGCACCGCTCCCTCCAGCCCCATTATGTCTCCTGCTAGCCCACATGTGGAGCCTTCAGTACCCTCAGTGCCAACGCCTGCTGTAACCATTCCAGCTTCTGCGTCTCCAGTAAAAATTGTTGTGGCCCCCTTGCCACCTGTGCCAGACACAACAGAACTGACACGCCCTGAAAGGCCCAGCTCCCCCACCTCATCCTCCTCACCTGATTCAATCACAAAGTCAATATCACCCTCTATTCTCGAGCCAGCTCTTGAGAAATTGCCCGTTACTAATATTGATGACATAGTGGGGGAGTCCTCGCCACCCTTCCCCAGCCCTATGGTGCAGAGGAGGAAAGGAAACACATTTACAGTGGTCCCAAAGCGCAGGACTGATCCCCAGCCTAACACTCCTGTTGTCCAGGAGCCTGTCCCAGAGCCCGCTCAGGAGCCTGTCCCAGTGCCACAGGGGTCACCTTCCTCTGCGGAGGCTCCTTATGTCCAGGTGGGCACGCTACTGAAAAAGCGTTACCCGGCAGCAGAAGAAATTGAAGTGATCGGTGGATACCTGTCTTTGGGCCGATCCTGTTTATCCAAGACTGGCTCCACAGGAAAGAAG CTGAAGATCTCTTTTAATGAGTCGAGCCTGCAGAGCACCTTCGAGTACCCATCCGAGAGCAGCCTCTGGGACAGtgatgaagagaaagaagagggaGGAGGcggaggagaggaagaaggaggagTCGGTGTGGAAAGGATCCACATCCCCCGGCCGAGTTACACCTCCAGCCCGACCGGTCACAGCCCCAACAGCACTG ATCTGTCCAGCTACACTCCAAAGCACTCTGCGGACTTTACTGCCTGGCAGGAGAAGAAGCTCAGTGACTCTACAGACTCGGGAGATGCAAATTCTCAACCTGACGACATGTCAGATGAGGTGATG TTGACGCCAGCGGACAGCTCCTCTCTCTCCGACTTCAGCAGCGAACCAGCTCTATACTTCTAA
- the LOC113641553 gene encoding Sjoegren syndrome nuclear autoantigen 1-like yields MTQQGAASLQAYINELIKNIDQLTFKRDELNKHIQREEVEKTHLQHDIRMLTERLNRVSESLDRRLATRNELDRTIAETEAGYIKILESSETLLSDLKKETGNLTKATEPRSNRDRLPL; encoded by the exons ATGACCCAACAAGGAGCAGCATCACTGCAAGCATACATCAACGAGCTCATCAAGA ATATAGATCAGCTGACTTTTAAAAGAGATGAGCTAAATAAGCACATCCAGCGGGAGGAAGTGGAGAAGACTCATCTTCAGCATGACATCCGTATGCTTACGGAGAGGTTAAATCGTGTGTCTGAGAGTCTGGACCGCCGCCTCGCTACACGCAATGAGCTTGATAGGACCATCGCTGAGACGGAAGCTGGGTATATAAAA ATTCTAGAAAGTTCTGAGACTCTATTAAGTGATCTGAAGAAGGAGACCGGAAACCTCACCAAAGCGACGGAGCCTCGGAGCAACAGAGACCGTTTACCTCTGTAG
- the anapc2 gene encoding anaphase-promoting complex subunit 2 has translation MNEKSSVLMVQGLTGAWDTVTAALVSPSTPSPVSDKSVSDALTLLCNKGLGQYVEGWLLETLQVSLASNVAPEFWAGLQRPEVESQERDKARALLEAFRTLLQRLQPFLYGLERLGSWQDENRAGLLGPGAHGLRERAFSIIRAILLFSPPAVLQQRVLEFYSRTFSVYMNQIGEQIEPDDVAAESDGNDVCAGCSSAAQACWCQDALEQLQEFSHILSRLQLLERVSSEAVTSILHRLIEQRMEQRCRGEYERSFLSDFNDWLEQVLGWLSRVFASEVGETDTSSLLIDKKLDYVGSTILQRWRCHMQQFFCRIYVNMRIDELFSIIRDFPESTPAVEDLKFCLERTNQRQQLLNSLKSAFETRLLHPGVHTSDIITVYISAIKALRELDPSMVILQVACQPIRKYLRTREDTVRQIVASLTGDTEGCSELASELSRADPVTLETQDSEDEGSDPEEWSPDPTDALTDKTGSKRRSSDIISLLVSIFGSKEIFIDEYKTVLADRLLHQLNYNTAREIRNVELLKLRFGESHMHYCEVMLKDVADSRRINTNVHEEEARLPEDEQPPVALSAMILSSEFWPQLKEEKLELPAAVSKSMEAYTHRFEKLKAMRTLSWKPHLGSVTLDVELEDRTLTNLSVSPIHAAIILHFQDKGTWALEELSGVLGVPQELLRRKLALWQQHGVLHEESPGRYGVLEKASSRERPDRGIMLLDSDEEGDSNTTTQSEQREEKLQLFWAYIQAMLTNLESMTLERIHSMLRMFVATGPGVTEMDVNELQAFLQKKVRDHQLIVSAGVYRLPKTTQ, from the exons ATGAACGAGAAGTCGTCGGTTTTGATGGTGCAGGGGCTGACTGGAGCTTGGGACACTGTGACTGCTGCACTG GTCTCACCATCCACACCCTCTCCAGTCTCTGATAAGTCTGTTTCTGATGCTCTGACCCTGCTGTGTAACAAAGGATTGGGTCAGTATGTGGAAGGTTGGCTGCTTGAGACACTGCAGGTCTCTTTGGCATCCAATGTAGCTCCGGAGTTCTGGGCTGGACTTCAGCGTCCGGAGGTGGAATCACAAGAGCGAGACAAAGCCAGAGCACTTTTGGAAGCATTTAGGACCCTGCTGCAGAGGCTGCAACCTTTTCTCT ATGGCCTTGAGCGACTCGGTTCCTGGCAGGATGAGAATCGAGCAGGTCTGCTCGGACCCGGAGCACATGGCCTGCGAGAGAGGGCCTTCTCCATTATCCGTGCCATCCTCCTGTTCTCTCCACCTGCAGTGTTACAGCAGCGCGTTCTAGAGTTCTACAGCCGCACCTTCTCCGTGTACATGAACCAGATCGGCGAGCAGATCGAGCCTGATGACGTGGCTGCAGAAAGCGATGGGAATGATGTGTGTGCGGGTTGCTCCTCTGCAGCACAGGCCTGCTGGTGCCAAGACGCACTGGAGCAACTGCAAGAGTTTAGTCACATCCT ctCCAGACTGCAGCTGCTGGAAAGAGTGAGCTCTGAGGCAGTGACCAGCATTTTGCACCGCCTGATCGAGCAGCGGATGGAGCAGCGCTGCAGAGGCGAATATGAAAGATCCTTCCTTTCAGACTTCAATGAT TGGTTAGAGCAGGTCCTCGGTTGGCTCAGTAGGGTATTTGCGAGCGAGGTAGGCGAGACCGACACCAGCTCTTTGCTAATAGACAAGAAGCTAGATTACGTTGGTAGTACCATCCTGCAGCGCTGGCGCTGTCATATGCAGCAGTTCTTCTGCCGTATCTATGTCAACATGAGGATTGATGAACTTTTCAGCATCATTcgag ATTTCCCAGAATCCACCCCTGCTGTTGAAGACCTGAAGTTCTGTCTGGAGCGGACCAATCAAAGACAGCAACTCCTTAACTCTCTTAAATCCGCTTTTGAGACCCGTCTGTTGCACCCAG GAGTTCACACATCTGACATAATAACCGTCTACATCTCAGCCATTAAAGCTTTACGGGAGCTTGACCCCTCCATGGTCATCCTTCAGGTGGCTTGCCAACCCATTCGCAAATACCTGAG AACACGTGAGGACACGGTGCGTCAGATTGTCGCCAGTCTAACGGGGGACACAGAGGGTTGTAGTGAGTTAGCCAGCGAGCTCTCTCGGGCTGACCCTGTTACCCTGGAAACACAAGACAGTGAGGATGAGGGGAGTGATCCGGAGGAGTGGAGCCCTGACCCTACTGATGCTCTAACAG ATAAGACAGGCTCTAAACGCCGCTCTTCAGACATCATCAGTCTTCTGGTGAGCATCTTCGGGAGTAAGGAGATCTTCATTGATGAGTACAAAACTGTGCTGGCAGACCGGCTGCTGCACCAACTCAACTACAACACTGCAAG gGAGATTCGGAATGTGGAGTTGCTGAAGCTGAGGTTTGGAGAGTCCCACATGCACTACTGTGAGGTCATGCTGAAG gaTGTGGCAGATTCCCGGCGGATTAACACTAACGTTCATGAAGAGGAGGCTCGTCTGCCCGAGGATGAACAGCCTCCTGTTGCTCTGTCAGCCATGATCCTGTCCTCAGAATTCTGGCCTCAGCTCAAAGAGGAGAAATTGGAACTGCCCGCTGCTGTCTCCAAATCCATGGAAGCCTACACACACCGCTTTGAAAAGCTGAAG gctATGAGGACTCTGAGCTGGAAGCCTCACCTGGGATCAGTAACTCTGGATGTGGAGCTGGAGGATCGCACTCTTACAaacctctctgtgtctcccatCCACGCTGCCATCATCCTGCACTTCCAGGACAAGG GCACATGGGCTCTGGAGGAGCTGAGTGGAGTTCTTGGTGTGCCCCAGGAGCTCCTGCGCAGAAAGCTAGCTCTGTGGCAGCAGCATGGCGTGCTTCACGAGGAGTCACCGGGGAGATACGGCGTCCTCGAGAAGGCCTCCAGCCGTGAACGGCCTGACCGAGGCATCATGCTGCTAGACAGCGACGAGGAGGGAGActccaacaccaccacacagtCAGAACAGAGGGAGGAGAAGCTGCAG
- the tmem203 gene encoding transmembrane protein 203, translating into MLFSLRELVQWLGFATFELFLHLAALLVFSVLVALRVDLLDKLSWWLVFVPLFAADGLSTYFTAIVSIRLYQEGEERLAVLRLLWVLTVLSLKLVCEVLLCQKLAEHDQTRDPLYGLVVSPLFVLLQLLMIRACRVN; encoded by the coding sequence ATGCTTTTCTCTCTGCGTGAGCTGGTCCAATGGCTCGGCTTTGCCACCTTCGAGCTCTTCCTCCACCTTGCCGCTCTGCTGGTATTCAGCGTGCTTGTGGCTCTGCGCGTAGACCTGCTGGATAAACTGAGCTGGTGGCTTGTGTTCGTGCCGCTGTTTGCCGCAGACGGCCTCAGCACCTACTTCACAGCCATTGTCTCCATCCGCCTATATCAGGAAGGTGAGGAGCGGCTGGCTGTTCTGCGTCTGCTTTGGGTGCTGACCGTGCTCAGCCTCAAACTGGTGTGCGAGGTGCTGCTTTGCCAGAAACTGGCCGAGCACGACCAGACACGTGACCCGCTCTATGGCCTCGTCGTTTCGCCACTTTTCGTCCTCCTGCAACTGCTCATGATTCGTGCATGCCGCGTTAATTAG